A single Polynucleobacter acidiphobus DNA region contains:
- a CDS encoding DUF1289 domain-containing protein, which yields MSSINNGANSLGIGDGDSDSPCIGICSTLFDEICKGCGRTALEVSNWVFMSPEEKQSVWTRIQAEGTAMRFTREQKS from the coding sequence ATGAGCTCAATCAATAACGGTGCTAATTCTTTAGGAATCGGAGATGGCGATTCTGACTCCCCGTGCATTGGGATCTGCTCAACCCTCTTTGATGAAATCTGCAAAGGCTGTGGCCGCACTGCCTTAGAAGTCAGCAACTGGGTCTTTATGAGCCCTGAGGAGAAGCAATCTGTCTGGACTCGCATTCAGGCAGAGGGTACTGCCATGCGATTTACCCGCGAGCAAAAATCTTAA
- a CDS encoding ABC-F family ATPase yields the protein MLNASNITMQFGAKPLFENISVKFGGGNRYGLIGANGCGKSTFMKILGGELEPSAGNVSLEPNIRLGKLRQDQFAYEDIRVLDVVMMGHAEMWQAAAERDAIYANPDATDEDYMRAAELEAKYAEFGGYTAEARAGELLLGIGIPLEQHNGPMSNIAPGWKLRVLLAQALFSDPDVLLLDEPTNNLDIHSIHWLEEILNQRNSTMIIISHDRHFLNEVCTHMADMDYGTLKVYPGNYDSYMLASTQARAQQMAANAKAKEKMAELQAFVSRFSANASKARQATSRQRQLEKIELIDIKPSSRQNPFIRFETEKKLHNMAVECNALTKQFDRVIFKNFKIAIRPGEKIAIIGQNGAGKTTLLKTILSKRFDGIAADTGDVKWAENANVGVMPQDTSECFPTDENLIEWMTQWRKPGDDDQVVRGILGRLLFSGDEIGKSVKVVSGGEKGRMIWGKLMLQKHNVLAMDEPTNHMDMESIESLQIALEKFDGTLIFVSHDREFVSALANRILEIKPDGTINDYSGTYEEYLRSQELAG from the coding sequence GTGTTAAACGCGTCTAATATCACCATGCAGTTTGGGGCAAAACCCCTGTTTGAAAACATCTCGGTCAAGTTTGGTGGCGGCAATCGCTACGGCTTAATTGGCGCCAATGGTTGTGGTAAATCAACCTTTATGAAAATCCTTGGTGGGGAGTTGGAGCCATCAGCGGGTAATGTCAGCCTTGAACCCAATATTCGTTTAGGAAAGTTGCGTCAAGATCAATTTGCCTATGAAGATATTCGTGTACTCGATGTGGTGATGATGGGTCATGCAGAAATGTGGCAAGCCGCGGCAGAGCGCGATGCCATTTATGCCAACCCCGATGCGACCGATGAAGACTATATGCGCGCAGCCGAGCTCGAAGCCAAGTACGCAGAGTTTGGTGGCTACACCGCTGAAGCACGCGCTGGCGAACTACTGCTTGGCATTGGCATTCCACTAGAACAACACAATGGCCCGATGAGTAATATTGCACCGGGCTGGAAATTGCGCGTCTTGCTTGCTCAGGCCTTATTCTCAGATCCAGATGTCTTGCTGCTTGATGAGCCAACCAATAACTTGGACATTCATTCGATTCATTGGCTCGAAGAAATCCTGAATCAACGCAATAGCACCATGATCATCATCTCGCATGATCGCCATTTCCTAAATGAAGTGTGCACGCATATGGCCGATATGGATTACGGTACGCTAAAGGTCTATCCCGGGAACTACGATTCCTATATGTTGGCATCGACCCAGGCGCGTGCCCAGCAAATGGCGGCTAATGCCAAGGCCAAAGAGAAGATGGCTGAACTTCAAGCATTCGTGAGTCGCTTCTCAGCTAATGCCTCAAAGGCCAGACAGGCAACCTCACGCCAGCGCCAACTTGAAAAGATTGAACTGATTGATATTAAGCCGTCATCGCGCCAGAACCCATTTATTCGGTTTGAAACCGAGAAGAAGTTACACAATATGGCGGTTGAGTGCAATGCACTAACCAAACAGTTTGATCGGGTGATCTTTAAGAACTTCAAGATTGCGATTCGTCCGGGTGAGAAAATCGCCATTATTGGCCAGAATGGGGCTGGTAAGACCACCTTGCTCAAAACCATTCTGAGTAAACGCTTTGATGGGATTGCGGCGGATACTGGGGATGTGAAGTGGGCTGAGAACGCCAATGTGGGTGTGATGCCGCAGGATACCAGCGAATGCTTCCCAACCGATGAGAACCTCATTGAGTGGATGACCCAATGGCGCAAACCAGGTGATGACGATCAGGTTGTGCGTGGCATTCTCGGGCGTCTTCTGTTCTCAGGCGATGAGATTGGTAAATCGGTGAAAGTGGTTTCGGGCGGTGAGAAGGGGCGTATGATTTGGGGTAAGTTGATGCTTCAAAAGCATAATGTGCTCGCAATGGATGAGCCAACTAATCATATGGATATGGAATCGATTGAGAGTTTACAAATCGCTCTCGAGAAATTTGATGGTACTCTGATTTTTGTCTCCCATGACCGCGAGTTTGTCTCGGCGCTAGCGAACCGAATTCTGGAGATCAAGCCGGACGGCACGATCAATGATTATTCAGGAACGTACGAGGAGTATTTGCGCAGCCAGGAGCTTGCGGGTTAA
- a CDS encoding gamma-glutamyltransferase family protein, whose protein sequence is MSSPFNWHNPYPTVRMPVFGRNICSTSHPYAAQAGLKMMQQGGNAIDAAIAAAAALMIVEPVSNGLGSDCFAIVWDGHELHGLNASGVSPAQWSLDYFATKYGRDAHGLVNRPMRGWDSVTVPGAIAGWGALHQRFGSLPLADILQPAIEIAERGHAVAPIVAHKWAAAVKELSPQPGFAKAFMPSGRAPHTGEIFHFQAAARALKQIAQKGIRDFYEGEIAKSIVQFAQEHQAALKASDLANYQPDWVGTISTRVQGYDVHEIPPNGQGIGALMAMGILENFDLSQYPVDGVESQHVQIEAMKLAFADIYRYVADPRSMEVSPAQMLNPKYLAKRAGEIDLQRATQFTFGMPNTGGTIYLSAADEEGRMISFIQSNYMGFGSGVVEPNWGISFQNRGYGFSSDPQSPNVVAGNKRPFHTIIPAFLTKEVNSKTVPQMSFGVMGGDMQPQGHLQTLLRMLVYQQQPQAACDAPRWKVNRDFSIDVEANMDPQTVKGLIERGHVLKKVDDPYMDFGSGQFIWRLSDQIGDGYVAASDSRRDGLAAAY, encoded by the coding sequence ATGAGCTCACCGTTTAATTGGCACAACCCATATCCCACCGTACGGATGCCTGTTTTTGGGCGGAACATTTGCTCAACATCCCATCCTTATGCCGCTCAAGCGGGTTTGAAGATGATGCAGCAGGGGGGTAATGCGATTGATGCTGCCATTGCTGCAGCGGCAGCATTAATGATTGTTGAGCCAGTCTCCAATGGTTTAGGTAGTGATTGCTTTGCCATCGTTTGGGACGGGCATGAACTGCATGGTTTAAATGCTTCGGGGGTCTCGCCGGCGCAATGGAGTCTGGACTACTTTGCCACCAAGTATGGTCGTGATGCACACGGTCTTGTGAATCGCCCCATGCGAGGTTGGGATAGTGTGACCGTACCGGGTGCCATTGCTGGTTGGGGAGCGCTGCATCAGCGCTTTGGATCCTTGCCCTTAGCGGATATCCTGCAGCCCGCCATTGAGATTGCAGAGCGTGGGCATGCGGTTGCTCCAATCGTGGCGCATAAGTGGGCTGCTGCTGTGAAGGAGCTAAGTCCACAGCCAGGGTTTGCCAAAGCATTCATGCCAAGTGGGCGAGCACCACACACCGGTGAGATCTTCCATTTTCAAGCAGCTGCACGAGCATTAAAACAAATTGCTCAGAAGGGTATCCGGGATTTTTATGAAGGTGAGATTGCTAAATCGATTGTCCAATTTGCGCAGGAGCACCAAGCGGCATTGAAGGCCAGTGATTTGGCCAACTATCAGCCAGACTGGGTTGGCACCATCTCAACACGGGTGCAGGGCTATGACGTGCATGAGATACCCCCAAATGGCCAGGGGATCGGTGCCCTAATGGCGATGGGGATCTTAGAGAATTTTGATCTCTCTCAGTATCCAGTAGACGGTGTCGAGAGTCAGCATGTGCAAATCGAGGCCATGAAATTAGCCTTTGCAGATATTTATCGCTATGTAGCCGATCCACGCTCGATGGAGGTCAGCCCCGCACAAATGCTCAATCCCAAATACCTTGCCAAGCGCGCAGGAGAAATTGATTTGCAACGTGCTACCCAATTTACCTTTGGTATGCCCAATACGGGAGGCACTATTTATCTAAGTGCAGCTGATGAAGAGGGGCGCATGATCTCGTTTATTCAGAGTAATTACATGGGTTTTGGCTCTGGTGTAGTGGAACCGAACTGGGGAATTAGTTTTCAGAACCGGGGATATGGGTTTTCATCCGACCCCCAATCGCCCAATGTGGTGGCAGGTAATAAGCGACCATTTCATACAATTATTCCCGCATTCTTAACCAAAGAAGTGAACAGTAAAACCGTTCCCCAAATGAGTTTTGGAGTGATGGGTGGCGATATGCAACCGCAAGGGCACTTACAAACACTCCTGCGCATGTTGGTCTATCAACAGCAGCCCCAAGCTGCCTGCGATGCGCCGCGCTGGAAAGTCAATCGAGATTTCAGCATTGATGTCGAGGCCAATATGGATCCTCAAACGGTTAAGGGCCTCATTGAACGGGGGCATGTTCTGAAAAAGGTGGATGATCCCTATATGGATTTTGGCTCCGGCCAATTTATCTGGCGCCTATCCGATCAAATTGGCGATGGCTATGTTGCAGCAAGCGATAGCCGCCGAGATGGGCTTGCTGCTGCGTATTAA
- a CDS encoding protein-methionine-sulfoxide reductase heme-binding subunit MsrQ, with translation MVAIAHVKRWLFVVALIPLMRLFVLAYAGQLGANPVEFITRSTGTWTITFLCITLAMSPMHWITAWSGWIQMRRMLGLFTFFYAFLHFTIWYWLDHYLNFQEMFADVIERPFITVGFVAFVCMSLLAITSNRAAMHWLGRRWSSLHRLIYLIAILGVLHYFWHKAGKNDFQTVYIYAGIILVLLVVRIPLIREQLRRIKTRS, from the coding sequence ATGGTGGCAATTGCGCATGTAAAGCGCTGGCTCTTTGTTGTAGCGCTGATTCCGCTTATGCGTTTATTCGTGCTTGCCTATGCTGGACAGTTGGGTGCTAATCCGGTCGAGTTTATTACCCGCTCAACGGGGACTTGGACGATTACTTTTTTGTGCATCACCTTGGCCATGAGTCCAATGCATTGGATAACGGCATGGTCGGGGTGGATCCAGATGCGGCGGATGCTCGGCCTATTTACATTTTTCTATGCATTCTTACACTTCACCATATGGTATTGGCTTGACCATTATCTCAATTTTCAAGAGATGTTTGCAGACGTGATTGAACGTCCATTCATTACCGTAGGGTTTGTTGCCTTTGTATGCATGAGTCTTTTGGCTATCACCTCGAACCGAGCAGCGATGCACTGGTTAGGACGTCGCTGGAGTAGCCTGCATCGCCTCATTTATTTGATTGCCATCCTCGGAGTGCTGCATTACTTTTGGCATAAGGCGGGTAAAAACGATTTTCAGACCGTTTACATCTATGCTGGGATAATTTTGGTATTGTTAGTAGTACGGATTCCCCTTATCCGTGAACAACTTCGAAGAATAAAGACACGATCATGA